The uncultured Ilyobacter sp. nucleotide sequence TCTGTTTTATCATTGTCCGATATATCGGACAGAATAGAGTTTAGTATCTTGATCCTGTCCACTGCCGAAAATTCTTTCATTGCTCCCAATATCTTTTCCAGTGTCATCTCTTCCTCCATCTCAATCTCTTCAAATTCAAAATAAAAAACGTCGTCACTCTGAAACTCCGCCCCTGCCACAGCCGGGTTCACTCCTATAGGCAGCAATGCTATTTTTGTGAGGCTGTCCTCCGGCAGTTCCACAGATATCCCCTGAAATATACCGTCGTTGTAGTAGTCCTCTCCCTTTTCATTGAGGGAGATATCGGCGTATACCTTCAGGTCGTCCCCGTCCCCCACAGTCTGGAAGTTGTCAAACTCACCAAGTTCTATGGGTTTTTTCCCGCTGTTCAGCCATTTGGAGGTATGGGCATATATCGCCTTTATGCCTCCCCTGGCTTTTTCAAATATTTTTTTTACCCTATCTGCAGGGTATTCCCCCTGTGTGTAGGTCCCGCTTTCAAATACCTTTACCCGTTTTTTCATGATTTTCACCCCGTAAAATAAAAAGAGCCCGAAAAGATCTGTAGAAATACAGTTCTTTGCGGACTCTCGGTCTCTTAATATTTTTCTGTTATTTTATTTTAATACAGTTTAGGGGTTTTGGCAATGGTATAAAATTATTTATTGTTTCCTTTCACGGAATTTATCAAAAAATGGAAGATTATTTTCAAGGGTATTAATATAATTATTTTCATTAATATCATATTTTTCAAAAATTTTATCGAAACTTCTTCCATCTTGAAGATTACTCTCTTTCTCCACTCTTAATTTTTCTTCTATTATTTTTTCAAATAATTTTTCATTCTTATTTAATAAATCAATTAAAATTTCTAATTCGTCCATGCTTGCAAAAAATAAATTCTCATATTTTGAAGGATTTAATTTAGGTATTCTAAGTAATGGTTCTTTCAGTAATTCTGAAACATATAAAGTTTCAAAATGAACAATAATTTTTATAGTTTGTTTTCCATTCTCATATACTTTTTCTCCAGAATCAAGCTGTTTTATGGCTTTTAAAAATTTTTTCATATAATCTCTTAATCCATTTATATCAGGGGACATACCTTTTACTTTTATAGGTGCCAAAGTAGATTTTTGTTCTAATAATAAAATGTATTTTTCTGTTTCAATTTTCCAATCAGGCATTTCCATATTTTCACGTTCCGGTATTTTTTCATACATGTTATTAGGCAAGTAATGTTTAAATAATTTCTCTGCATAGCTTTCAAAATAACGACCAAACTCATCTGTAAATTCTTGAGTTCCTTTCACACGATAATGATTTCTTATTACCCAATAAAGGCCATATGAAAGTAGATTAGACATCATAAAATGATTAGAAATAATTAACTTATTTTTATCTGTTTTAATTATTGGTTTGCCAGAAAAATTATGAGTACCTAAAGAATTATTTCTGATTTCAGAATAATTTATAGTGTAATAATTTATTATCCGTTTAAAATTTTCTTCTGTTACAGAGGGAAGACGTTTTGTAACATCATTTTTTATTTTTATATTATTGAAATCTGTTCTAATGAATGAAAAACCAACTAATATATATAAAAGTTCATTAAACGAATCGATATTAAAGCCTACTTCTTCTTTTAAAACTTCATTTAAATTTAATTTGCTATTAATTTCTTTAGGAATAATATTCAAAAGAATAATACTCCTTATAAAACCTTCATAATTTTTGTGACATAGTTGATATCCAAATTGTTCCTGTGAAAGTCCAAATAGTATAATCAAAAGTTTTTCATCATCATATTTTAATTTTTTAAATTGTGGATTTTCAAATAAATTTTTATCGTTATTATTAAAATAAGTAGCAAGACGATAAACATCTTTTTCTTTAGGAATAGTTGATCTATAATCATTTGATTGTTTAATTGCTAAAAAAGAAAGCTTTAATAAGTTCCAAGGTAAGACCCACGTTTTTTTAGGAATTTTTTTCCTCGAATAATAAAAAATATCTTTTTTAAAATCTTCTTTAGATATCATTTCTCTTGTTTCTTCACTTATTAAATATAATAATTCTTGTAAATTAAATTTTTTTAACTCTTTTTCGATATTCATACTTTCCTCCTATACCTACCTTCGGTTAATATGTTATTATTTTTAAATAGTAATTTTTAAACTCTTAATATTTTCAAAGGTTTTAACTGTGCGAAACACCAATTATCAACTAAAAAAATGAGAGCTAATAACTCTCATTTATCTTCTTCCCTTAATAAATTTCTATCTATAAATAAATCTTTCATTGATTCGGGAGGTAGTATTCTTCCTTTCAATATCATCTGTTTTTTTATATATTCAATTTCACTCAAATTTCTTTTTTTAGAAATGTAAACATCGCAAAGTATATCTAGTGTTGGCTTATTTAAAACGAGTTTATTATCTACAAAACGTTGAATATCTCTCAAATTACTACTTGATATATACTTTTCATTATTCATAGCAATTGCAAGAACAGCAGCTTCACCTTCACCTATTTTATAAGTTCCATTATCATCTGAAAGTTTTATATATAAATCAAATTCCTCAGTTCCATACATTATCTCAAAAATTTCAATTTTTCCATTTTTTACAAGAGTATTAAAAGAGGTATAAATGTTTTTATACCTCCCATTTTTTAAAACTTCTAACTCATCTTTAACAACACTTGGAACAACAATCCTATCTTTATAAAGATCAATTAAAAGATCTAATTCCCCAATAACACCAAAGCTTCTAATAATATCTGCATCAAAAATAATCTTTTTTGTACTATTCACAAGCATCATCCTCTTGGGTGTCATCACCAAAGACTATATTTTCATATCCTCCTTCAAGTAAATAATTTTCATATTTACCTAAAGACATTTTTCCTGCTTCATACTTTTTTTTAGCTATCTCTGCATAATTAGAATAAACTTCATATTTTTCTAAAGTAGGATTATATAAAGATAGGTTATATCCTAAATCACGAGCTATTTTTTTAACCCTTATATTTGCAAAAGAATCATATTCTTTTGAGTTTATATATTTTTCTACTTTTAATCTTTTTAAAATTGCTTTATGACTAATGCCGAAATAATTCTCCAAATACATGACATCTTCTATTTTCAATTTACCTTTACCATCAATTCTTTTATAAATTTCTTCTCTTAAAGCAGGACTAGGCATTAAAAAATGAGAAGCAAATTCATCCGCTTCATCCTCAAATTTATCACTCTTATTAAAATCTTTGTCATATTTTAAATGATATAATTCATGAGCAGCTGTGAATCTTTGTCTTCCTAAAGACATTTCCGAATTTATAATAATAACTTTATCATTTCCTTTTGTTAAAATCATTCCTGAAATATCACTTGAAAAAATCATTTTAATTACAGATATTTTTTCTTTATATTTTAGTAAATTAAAAATATCAATTGGTTCTGAAGAACCAATTCCAAAATTTCTTCTTTCTTCTTCTGCTCTTACAATAGCTTCTATTTTTTTTATAAAAATCACTCCTTTACATTTCTTGAAGTTCGTGAAGATTATTTATAAATTTTTTTGCCCTCTTTAGATTTTCTGCATCTCTTTCTGTTAATTCTGTAGCTCTATAAGATATTTTTAGTTCTTTTTCTTCTGTAGAGACACCTAAAAAATAATTAATTGATTTTCCAAAAAAATTAGCAAGCTTATTCAAATTTGATAAACTTATTTCTCTTTCACCATTTTCATACATTGATATCAAAGATCTTGAAATGCCTGTTAATTTTTCAATTTTTTCTTGTGTATATCCTAACTTAGATCTTGTTTCTTTTAAATTTTTTCCTACATTCTTCATAGACATATTAGCCTCCCTAATGCTCCTTTAACTTAGAATTTATTATATATTATATTAAGAATTATTTTGATTTATTTTTCAATTAGGCAGCTATTTTCTTATTTCTATTGTAACATTTTTTTGAAAAAAGTCAACTTTTTGTTGCAATTTGTAACATTTTAAAAATTTATTATTTTATAAAATATTCCCCTATACTCACCTCATACCTGTCCCGCATCTTCCTGCTGATCCCAATGAATGTCCTCTTGGGAATTATCACGCTTTTCTTAGAGGCCCATTTCCCTTTTGCATACTGGAATCTCAGGTATTTCCCGTTCTTGACCTTTATCTTCCCACCATACTGATGAATCCTGGCATATTTTACATTTGTTCCTACCATGGCATAGTCATCCCCATGGGCTGGCCTTATGCTGTGCTTTAGCCTTGAAGTTTTGGTTAGTGTTTTTCCCCCTCTCCTGTTTTTCTTCCAGGAATTCCCCACGGGATCTTTCTCCTGTCGGAAGTTTTTCATTGTCTGATTCTTCATATCTATGGATATCTTTTTCATCACTGGAGTCAGGTTTATTGCCCTCTTTTCCATAGTGTTGATTTTTACCACCAGTTCATCTATGCTTATATTTCCCATTTTGTCCCCTCCAAATTAAAACAGGACTGCAAAAGCAGCCCCATTCAAACTTTAATATATTTTTCCGCCCTCATAAAAATCTTTAGGTATTTTTATAGCTTTCTTAGTTTTTATGGCTTCCTCCATCATTTGGTAATTTTCTTCTGATAGGTCTGTTGAAACACCAGTCATGAAATAAGGCACATCCTTAAACATCTCTTCATATTCATCTACTTTATTAAAAAATTTATCTGCGTCCATCTGAAACCACTCCTAATATTTAATTAATAATTTGGTAAAAATTTCTGTAAGTTCAGGATATCTTTCTTCTATAAATTTCCAGTCTTTTTCCCTGTTATGAGCCTTTATCTGAAATAAATTTGCATATACCTCATGTTGTATTGCCCCTGGTCTTTTCCAGTATGAATTATCGTGACCATACCTTATTCTGACCTTTCCTCTGGATAAACCGTTTATTATATCCTGGAGACCTCCGTTAGAAATATCCATTTCATTGCTATCTTTAAACACCTCTCTGTAATCCTCTACAAGTTTCAAGCAATTTTTTCTGAACCTCAGTTTTTTCCTAGATATATTTTCTACAATATCATAAAATTCAGAAAAGTCACTTTCATATCTTACAGTCGGCTTCCACCCTTTCTTCTTAAATTCTTTCATATTGTCTATGAAGTGCCCAAACT carries:
- a CDS encoding ImmA/IrrE family metallo-endopeptidase — its product is MIFIKKIEAIVRAEEERRNFGIGSSEPIDIFNLLKYKEKISVIKMIFSSDISGMILTKGNDKVIIINSEMSLGRQRFTAAHELYHLKYDKDFNKSDKFEDEADEFASHFLMPSPALREEIYKRIDGKGKLKIEDVMYLENYFGISHKAILKRLKVEKYINSKEYDSFANIRVKKIARDLGYNLSLYNPTLEKYEVYSNYAEIAKKKYEAGKMSLGKYENYLLEGGYENIVFGDDTQEDDACE
- a CDS encoding helix-turn-helix transcriptional regulator, with amino-acid sequence MKNVGKNLKETRSKLGYTQEKIEKLTGISRSLISMYENGEREISLSNLNKLANFFGKSINYFLGVSTEEKELKISYRATELTERDAENLKRAKKFINNLHELQEM
- a CDS encoding phage virion morphogenesis protein, with the translated sequence MGNISIDELVVKINTMEKRAINLTPVMKKISIDMKNQTMKNFRQEKDPVGNSWKKNRRGGKTLTKTSRLKHSIRPAHGDDYAMVGTNVKYARIHQYGGKIKVKNGKYLRFQYAKGKWASKKSVIIPKRTFIGISRKMRDRYEVSIGEYFIK